In one Verrucomicrobiales bacterium genomic region, the following are encoded:
- a CDS encoding DUF1592 domain-containing protein translates to MLRSDALWIQFYSATGHQQWWKLLCCVSVLALLPAALPAKTRAPDGKAIYRQQCAKCHGRQGEGVEAKYKEPLVGDWSVEKLTRYISKSMPDDAPGTCVGDDAEAVAQFMHDAFYSREAQARLHPARVELVRLTNRQYVNTVADLLRSFTGEDNPAITDRGLKVTYYHSRNFQSDKKRLSRIDATIDFDFLKSDPEGKALGTNELSAQWRGSVLVEESGDHEFILKTANGARLWINEEEDPAIDAWVASGEMSEHRVVLRLIGGRSYPLKLDYFRFNDKTASVSLLWKPPHGVLSVIPKRNLIPARSASTFVCSVPFPPDDSSVGYERGVGISKAWDEATTQAALDVAAGVVKRLDSLSGSKPGSKDRLEKVESFCVQFVERAFRRPLSPDLKRNLVSSPLRRAHKLEDGVKNVVLLTLKSPRFLYLGLDRGQADSFEIASRLSFGLWDSLPDRSLRELASGGKLLEASEVRAHAERMLKDPRARSKIQSFLHHWLQVNHVEDLSKDAELYPGFSPEIIADLRTSLNLFLETTFWSKSSDYRDLLLADTLQVNGRLRKFYGLEEVPPAETAEFTPIKFSPSERSGVITHPYLLSAFSYQRSSSPIHRGVFLTRNIVGRALRPPPIAVAFKDAEFAPNLSMREKVAQLTRPDACQTCHSVINPLGFSLEQYDAVGRFRTEDRNRVIDAVSDYVTDDGKTIRLKGARDIAEFAVNSEQAQTGFIEAMFHQVVKQPVRAYGSDAMAGLRQSFVASQFNMQQLLVDIVTLSARHSDLVAKNP, encoded by the coding sequence ATGCTCCGATCCGACGCTCTCTGGATACAGTTCTATTCGGCGACTGGCCACCAGCAGTGGTGGAAGCTGCTGTGTTGCGTCAGCGTGCTGGCCTTGCTGCCGGCTGCCCTGCCCGCCAAAACTCGCGCTCCCGACGGCAAGGCCATCTACCGTCAGCAGTGCGCCAAGTGCCATGGGCGGCAAGGCGAGGGCGTCGAAGCCAAGTACAAAGAGCCACTCGTAGGCGATTGGTCGGTCGAGAAACTGACTCGATACATTTCCAAGTCGATGCCCGATGATGCTCCCGGTACCTGCGTGGGTGACGACGCCGAGGCTGTCGCTCAGTTCATGCACGACGCGTTTTATTCCCGCGAAGCCCAAGCGCGCCTGCATCCGGCCCGGGTCGAGTTGGTGCGGCTAACCAATCGACAATATGTCAACACGGTGGCCGATCTGTTGCGCTCTTTTACCGGGGAGGACAATCCCGCGATCACCGATCGGGGGTTGAAAGTCACGTACTACCACTCGCGAAATTTTCAGTCGGACAAAAAACGGCTGTCGAGGATCGACGCCACCATCGATTTTGACTTTCTTAAATCCGATCCCGAAGGCAAGGCGCTTGGGACCAACGAGCTCTCGGCACAATGGCGAGGGTCGGTGCTGGTGGAAGAGTCCGGAGATCACGAGTTCATTCTCAAGACGGCCAATGGAGCGCGGCTCTGGATCAATGAGGAGGAGGATCCTGCGATCGATGCCTGGGTCGCTTCCGGGGAGATGAGCGAGCATCGGGTCGTCCTGCGCCTCATCGGCGGCCGCAGCTATCCACTCAAGCTGGACTACTTTCGCTTTAACGACAAGACCGCCTCAGTATCCTTGTTGTGGAAGCCGCCCCACGGAGTCCTTTCGGTGATTCCCAAGCGGAACTTGATACCGGCAAGATCTGCTTCGACGTTCGTCTGTTCAGTCCCCTTCCCTCCCGATGACAGCAGCGTGGGCTACGAGCGAGGGGTGGGAATATCCAAGGCTTGGGATGAAGCCACGACCCAAGCGGCATTGGATGTAGCGGCGGGAGTGGTGAAGCGGCTCGATTCCTTGAGCGGATCCAAACCCGGTTCCAAGGATCGTCTGGAGAAAGTGGAAAGCTTCTGCGTGCAGTTCGTCGAGCGAGCGTTCCGACGTCCCCTCAGCCCGGACCTTAAACGTAATCTGGTCAGCTCACCCCTTCGACGAGCTCACAAGCTGGAAGACGGGGTCAAAAACGTCGTTCTACTCACGCTCAAGTCTCCGCGCTTTCTCTACCTGGGACTGGACCGCGGTCAGGCGGACAGCTTCGAGATAGCCAGTCGGCTGTCGTTTGGCTTGTGGGATTCGCTTCCCGATCGTTCGTTGCGCGAACTGGCGTCCGGCGGTAAATTGCTGGAAGCGAGCGAGGTTCGCGCGCACGCGGAGCGCATGCTGAAGGACCCGCGCGCACGCTCGAAGATTCAGTCCTTCCTTCACCACTGGCTCCAGGTCAACCATGTCGAAGACCTGTCCAAGGACGCCGAACTCTACCCGGGATTCAGCCCGGAGATCATCGCCGACTTGCGAACCTCCCTCAATCTCTTCCTGGAGACCACCTTCTGGAGCAAGTCCTCTGATTACCGCGACCTGTTGCTGGCGGATACCCTTCAGGTGAACGGCCGGCTGAGAAAGTTTTACGGGCTGGAGGAGGTTCCACCGGCGGAAACGGCCGAGTTTACCCCGATCAAGTTCAGCCCGAGCGAGCGCTCCGGGGTCATCACTCACCCTTATCTGCTGTCGGCATTTTCCTATCAGCGTTCATCCTCGCCCATCCACCGGGGCGTCTTTCTAACGCGGAATATTGTGGGACGTGCTTTGAGACCTCCCCCCATCGCGGTCGCCTTTAAGGATGCCGAGTTTGCTCCCAACCTGTCCATGCGGGAGAAAGTAGCCCAACTCACGCGTCCGGACGCCTGCCAGACCTGCCATTCCGTGATTAACCCTCTCGGCTTCAGCCTGGAGCAATACGACGCCGTGGGGCGGTTTCGAACGGAGGATCGCAACCGTGTCATTGATGCGGTGAGCGACTATGTGACCGATGATGGCAAAACCATCCGCTTGAAGGGAGCGCGGGATATTGCCGAATTCGCCGTCAACAGCGAGCAGGCCCAGACCGGTTTTATTGAGGCCATGTTTCATCAGGTTGTCAAACAGCCCGTTCGTGCCTATGGTAGCGACGCCATGGCTGGTTTGCGCCAATCCTTCGTCGCCTCTCAGTTCAACATGCAGCAGCTGCTGGTGGACATCGTGACTCTTTCTGCCCGGCACTCCGATCTCGTCGCCAAGAACCCTTAA